One genomic region from Doryrhamphus excisus isolate RoL2022-K1 chromosome 14, RoL_Dexc_1.0, whole genome shotgun sequence encodes:
- the LOC131101502 gene encoding focal adhesion kinase 1-like isoform X10 — protein MRGCEAASCLSVLSTDGGRRGRTCVSMATSSCSPFPMCWSREYDRHLAAAVSAGKTMATPYMDPNLNHSLLGGAPRLSAGGSDRTVAGSVDRVLKVFHHFETNTELSSWSSNIRYGDATDVRGIIQKILDIHKVRWTSCFGLRLSSSGQTRDHQVHWLHPDLGVSHVRETYEQTHPGEEWRYELRIRYLPKGFIQQFTEDKPTLNYFYHQVKNDYMTQIGDQLEQDVALKLGCLEIRRFFKEMRGNALDKKSNYELLEKDVGLRRFFPKDLLDSVKAKTLRKLIQQTFKQVANLNDEQCILKFLEILAPIYRYDKECFKCALGSSWVIQVELAIGPEEGISYLTDKGSAPTHLANFTQVQSIQYSAMEEKDRKGMLQVNVAGAAEPLTVTTASLTMAENLADLIDGYCRLVSMETHSFIIRVQKEGERALPSIPKVSNNEKKLEAVKSGVRTISISEVLSGDETDDYAEIVDEEDTYTMPSMTYGIVEARDYEIQRDRIELGRCIGEGQFGDVHQGVYNIPDKPSLAVAIKTCKNCTSDSVREKFLQEALTMRQFDHPHIVKLIGVITENPVWIIMELCTLGELRSFLQVRKYSLDLATLILFAYQLSTALAYLESKRFVHRDIAARNVLVSSVDCVMLGDFGLSRYMEDSSYYKASKGKLPIKWMAPESINFRRFTSASDVWMFGVCMWEILMYGIKPFQGVKNNDVIGRIENGERLAMPPQCPPTLYSLMTKCWSYDPSKRPRFTELKTQLSAILEEERLQQEERLRMEMRRQVTVSWDSGGSDEAPPKPSRPGYPSPRSSEGFFSSPQHNHLQPTAHGGFPAGDSWNQHRPEHPVLWSPNMEDTGCVGQALMEERLMMQQQQMEDDQRWLEQEESFMKAESRNSRGSIDREDGSLQAPGGSQHIYQPVGKADHVAPPKKPPRPGAGNLANLASLCPVDSYNEGVKLQPQEISPPPTANLDRSNDKVYENVTALVKSVIEMSNRIQPAAPEEYVPMVKEVGLALRTLLATVDETIPVLPASTHREIEMAQKLLNSDLAELIAKMKLAQQYVMTSLQKDYKKQMLMAAHALAVDAKNLLDVIDQSRLKTITRPH, from the exons ATGCGTGGTTGCGAGGCCGCCAGCTGCCTGTCGGTGCTCAGCACTGACGGAGGCAGGCGGGGACGGACCTGCGTTTCCATGGCGACGAGCAGCTGTAGCCCCTTCCCCATGTGTTGGAGCCGAG AATATGACAGACACCTAGCAGCGGCGGTATCGGCAGGGAAAACCATGGCCACGCCTTACATGGACCCCAACCTTAACCACTCGCTCCTGGGTGGCGCCCCAAGGCTCAGTGCAGGGGGGTCGGACCGGACAGTGGCCGGCTCCGTGGACAGGGTCCTGAAAGTCTTCCATCACTTTGAGACCAACACGGAGCTCAGCAGCTGGTCCTCTAACATTCGATACGGGGATGCCACTGATGTCAGG GGGATCATCCAGAAGATCCTGGACATCCACAAAGTGCGCTGGACGTCCTGCTTCGGCCTGCGTCTCAGCAGCAGTGGCCAAACCAGAGACCACCAAGTCCACTGGCTTCACCCGGACCTGGGCGTGTCTCACGTCCGCGAAACATATGAACAGACACATCCCGGTGAGGAGTGGAG GTACGAGCTGAGGATCCGGTATCTGCCAAAAGGCTTCATACAGCAGTTTACAGAAGACAAACCTACACTCAATTACTTCTACCACCAg GTGAAAAATGACTACATGACACAGATCGGGGATCAGTTGGAACAGGATGTCGCCCTCAAACTGGGCTGTCTAGAGATCAG GAGGTTCTTCAAAGAGATGCGAGGCAACGCCCTGGACAAAAAGTCTAACTATGAACTACTGGA GAAGGATGTTGGTTTGAGGCGTTTCTTCCCCAAAGACCTGCTGGATTCAGTCAAG GCTAAGACTCTTCGTAAGCTCATCCAGCAGACTTTCAAGCAAGTGGCCAACCTCAACGACGAGCAGTGCATCCTGAAATTTCTGGAGATCCTCGCTCCCATCTACCGCTACGACAAGGAATGCTTCAAATGTGCGCTGGGG TCCAGCTGGGTGATCCAGGTGGAGCTGGCCATCGGGCCAGAGGAGGGGATCAGCTACTTGACGGACAAAGGATCAGCA CCCACCCATCTGGCCAACTTCACCCAAGTTCAGTCCATCCAGTACTCGGCCATGGAGGAAAAGGACAGGAAGGGAATGCTGCAAGTCAACGTGGCGGGGGCTGCTGAG CCTCTCACCGTCACGACAGCCTCTCTGACCATGGCCGAGAACCTGGCCGACCTGATTGATGGTTACTGTCGACTGGTTTCCATGGAAACGCACTCTTTCATCATCAGAGTGCAGAAAG AGGGCGAGAGAGCGCTGCCTTCCATTCCAAA AGTGTCTAACAATGAGAAGAAGTTGGAGGCGGTGAAGAGCGGAGTGAGAACTATTTCCATCTCAG AAGTTCTTAGCGGGGATG AAACTGATGACTACGCCGAGATAGTTGACGAAGAGGACACTTACACCATGCCCTCCA TGACCTATGGAATAGTGGAAG CGCGGGACTACGAGATCCAGAGGGACAGGATCGAGTTGGGTCGCTGCATAGGAGAGGGTCAGTTTGGAGATGTCCACCAAGGAGTCTACAACATCCCG GACAAGCCGTCCCTCGCCGTCGCCATCAAGACGTGTAAGAACTGCACTTCAGACAGCGTCAGAGAAAAGTTCCTGCAAGAAGCAC TGACCATGCGCCAGTTTGACCACCCTCACATCGTCAAACTGATCGGTGTGATAACGGAGAACCCGGTGTGGATCATCATGGAGTTGTGCACACTCGGAGAG CTGCGCTCCTTCCTTCAGGTGAGGAAGTACAGTCTGGACTTGGCCACTCTCATCCTGTTTGCCTACCAGCTCAGCACCGCCCTGGCTTATCTGGAGAGCAAGCGCTTTGTGCACAG GGACATAGCCGCACGCAACGTGCTGGTGTCATCGGTGGACTGCGTGATGCTGGGGGACTTCGGTCTGTCGCGCTACATGGAGGACAGCTCTTACTACAAAG CCTCCAAAGGGAAGCTTCCCATAAAGTGGATGGCGCCCGAGTCCATCAACTTCAGAAGATTCACCTCCGCCAGCGACGTCTGGATGTTTG GCGTGTGTATGTGGGAGATCCTGATGTACGGCATAAAGCCCTTCCAAGGGGTGAAGAACAACGACGTCATCGGCAGGATCGAGAACGGAGAGCGGCTGGCCATGCCCCCACAGTGCCCGCCCACCCTTTACAGCCTCATGACCAAATGTTGGTCATACGACCCCAGCAAGCGGCCGCGCTTCACCGAACTCAAAACGCAACTCAG CGCCATCCTGGAGGAAGAGAGGCTTCAGCAGGAGGAGAGGCTGAGGATGGAGATGAGAAGACAAGTCACAGTGTCTTGGGACTCTGGTGGTTCAGATGAGGCTCCGCCCAAA CCCAGTCGACCCGGTTACCCCAGCCCCCGCTCCAGTGAGGGCTTCTTCTCCAGTCCGCAGCACAACCACTtgcag CCCACGGCCCACGGCGGCTTCCCTGCCGGCGATTCCTGGAACCAGCACAGACCAGAACATCCGGTGCTGTGGAGCCCCAACATGGAG GACACAGGATGCGTGGGCCAAGCCCTCATGGAGGAGAGGCTGatgatgcagcagcagcagatggaGGACGACCAGCGATGGTTGGAGCAGGAGGAAAGCTTCATG AAGGCCGAGTCCAGGAACAGTCGAGGAAGCATCGACAGAGAGGACGGCAGCCTCCAAGCGCCG GGTGGCAGTCAGCACATCTACCAGCCCGTGGGAAAAGCAG ACCATGTGGCCCCGCCTAAGAAGCCGCCCCGCCCCGGAGCGGGCAACCTGGCCAACCTGGCCAGCCTCTGCCCCGTGGACAGCTACAACGAAGGCGTGAAG TTGCAGCCCCAGGAGATCAGCCCGCCCCCCACCGCCAACCTGGACCGCTCCAACGACAAAGTCTACGAGAACGTGACAGCCCTGGTCAAGTCCGTCATCGAGATGTCCAACAGGATCCAGCCCGCAGCCCCCGAGGAGTACGTCCCCATGGTCAAG GAGGTAGGGCTAGCGCTGCGGACTCTGCTGGCCACGGTGGACGAGACCATTCCTGTGCTGCCTGCGAGCACCCACAGAGAG ATCGAGATGGCCCAGAAGCTGCTGAACTCCGACCTGGCGGAGCTGATTGCCAAGATGAAGCTAGCTCAGCAGTACGTCATGACGAG CTTGCAGAAGGACTACAAGAAGCAGATGCTGATGGCGGCCCACGCTCTCGCCGTCGACGCCAAGAACCTACTGGACGTCATCGACCAGTCGCGGCTCAAGACCATCACCAGGCCACATTAG
- the LOC131101502 gene encoding focal adhesion kinase 1-like isoform X11: MRGCEAASCLSVLSTDGGRRGRTCVSMATSSCSPFPMCWSREYDRHLAAAVSAGKTMATPYMDPNLNHSLLGGAPRLSAGGSDRTVAGSVDRVLKVFHHFETNTELSSWSSNIRYGDATDVRGIIQKILDIHKVRWTSCFGLRLSSSGQTRDHQVHWLHPDLGVSHVRETYEQTHPGEEWRYELRIRYLPKGFIQQFTEDKPTLNYFYHQVKNDYMTQIGDQLEQDVALKLGCLEIRRFFKEMRGNALDKKSNYELLEKDVGLRRFFPKDLLDSVKAKTLRKLIQQTFKQVANLNDEQCILKFLEILAPIYRYDKECFKCALGSSWVIQVELAIGPEEGISYLTDKGSAPTHLANFTQVQSIQYSAMEEKDRKGMLQVNVAGAAEPLTVTTASLTMAENLADLIDGYCRLVSMETHSFIIRVQKEGERALPSIPKVSNNEKKLEAVKSGVRTISISETDDYAEIVDEEDTYTMPSTRDYEIQRDRIELGRCIGEGQFGDVHQGVYNIPDKPSLAVAIKTCKNCTSDSVREKFLQEALTMRQFDHPHIVKLIGVITENPVWIIMELCTLGELRSFLQVRKYSLDLATLILFAYQLSTALAYLESKRFVHRDIAARNVLVSSVDCVMLGDFGLSRYMEDSSYYKASKGKLPIKWMAPESINFRRFTSASDVWMFGVCMWEILMYGIKPFQGVKNNDVIGRIENGERLAMPPQCPPTLYSLMTKCWSYDPSKRPRFTELKTQLSAILEEERLQQEERLRMEMRRQVTVSWDSGGSDEAPPKPSRPGYPSPRSSEGFFSSPQHNHLQPTAHGGFPAGDSWNQHRPEHPVLWSPNMEDTGCVGQALMEERLMMQQQQMEDDQRWLEQEESFMKAESRNSRGSIDREDGSLQAPGGSQHIYQPVGKADHVAPPKKPPRPGAGNLANLASLCPVDSYNEGVKLQPQEISPPPTANLDRSNDKVYENVTALVKSVIEMSNRIQPAAPEEYVPMVKEVGLALRTLLATVDETIPVLPASTHREIEMAQKLLNSDLAELIAKMKLAQQYVMTSLQKDYKKQMLMAAHALAVDAKNLLDVIDQSRLKTITRPH; the protein is encoded by the exons ATGCGTGGTTGCGAGGCCGCCAGCTGCCTGTCGGTGCTCAGCACTGACGGAGGCAGGCGGGGACGGACCTGCGTTTCCATGGCGACGAGCAGCTGTAGCCCCTTCCCCATGTGTTGGAGCCGAG AATATGACAGACACCTAGCAGCGGCGGTATCGGCAGGGAAAACCATGGCCACGCCTTACATGGACCCCAACCTTAACCACTCGCTCCTGGGTGGCGCCCCAAGGCTCAGTGCAGGGGGGTCGGACCGGACAGTGGCCGGCTCCGTGGACAGGGTCCTGAAAGTCTTCCATCACTTTGAGACCAACACGGAGCTCAGCAGCTGGTCCTCTAACATTCGATACGGGGATGCCACTGATGTCAGG GGGATCATCCAGAAGATCCTGGACATCCACAAAGTGCGCTGGACGTCCTGCTTCGGCCTGCGTCTCAGCAGCAGTGGCCAAACCAGAGACCACCAAGTCCACTGGCTTCACCCGGACCTGGGCGTGTCTCACGTCCGCGAAACATATGAACAGACACATCCCGGTGAGGAGTGGAG GTACGAGCTGAGGATCCGGTATCTGCCAAAAGGCTTCATACAGCAGTTTACAGAAGACAAACCTACACTCAATTACTTCTACCACCAg GTGAAAAATGACTACATGACACAGATCGGGGATCAGTTGGAACAGGATGTCGCCCTCAAACTGGGCTGTCTAGAGATCAG GAGGTTCTTCAAAGAGATGCGAGGCAACGCCCTGGACAAAAAGTCTAACTATGAACTACTGGA GAAGGATGTTGGTTTGAGGCGTTTCTTCCCCAAAGACCTGCTGGATTCAGTCAAG GCTAAGACTCTTCGTAAGCTCATCCAGCAGACTTTCAAGCAAGTGGCCAACCTCAACGACGAGCAGTGCATCCTGAAATTTCTGGAGATCCTCGCTCCCATCTACCGCTACGACAAGGAATGCTTCAAATGTGCGCTGGGG TCCAGCTGGGTGATCCAGGTGGAGCTGGCCATCGGGCCAGAGGAGGGGATCAGCTACTTGACGGACAAAGGATCAGCA CCCACCCATCTGGCCAACTTCACCCAAGTTCAGTCCATCCAGTACTCGGCCATGGAGGAAAAGGACAGGAAGGGAATGCTGCAAGTCAACGTGGCGGGGGCTGCTGAG CCTCTCACCGTCACGACAGCCTCTCTGACCATGGCCGAGAACCTGGCCGACCTGATTGATGGTTACTGTCGACTGGTTTCCATGGAAACGCACTCTTTCATCATCAGAGTGCAGAAAG AGGGCGAGAGAGCGCTGCCTTCCATTCCAAA AGTGTCTAACAATGAGAAGAAGTTGGAGGCGGTGAAGAGCGGAGTGAGAACTATTTCCATCTCAG AAACTGATGACTACGCCGAGATAGTTGACGAAGAGGACACTTACACCATGCCCTCCA CGCGGGACTACGAGATCCAGAGGGACAGGATCGAGTTGGGTCGCTGCATAGGAGAGGGTCAGTTTGGAGATGTCCACCAAGGAGTCTACAACATCCCG GACAAGCCGTCCCTCGCCGTCGCCATCAAGACGTGTAAGAACTGCACTTCAGACAGCGTCAGAGAAAAGTTCCTGCAAGAAGCAC TGACCATGCGCCAGTTTGACCACCCTCACATCGTCAAACTGATCGGTGTGATAACGGAGAACCCGGTGTGGATCATCATGGAGTTGTGCACACTCGGAGAG CTGCGCTCCTTCCTTCAGGTGAGGAAGTACAGTCTGGACTTGGCCACTCTCATCCTGTTTGCCTACCAGCTCAGCACCGCCCTGGCTTATCTGGAGAGCAAGCGCTTTGTGCACAG GGACATAGCCGCACGCAACGTGCTGGTGTCATCGGTGGACTGCGTGATGCTGGGGGACTTCGGTCTGTCGCGCTACATGGAGGACAGCTCTTACTACAAAG CCTCCAAAGGGAAGCTTCCCATAAAGTGGATGGCGCCCGAGTCCATCAACTTCAGAAGATTCACCTCCGCCAGCGACGTCTGGATGTTTG GCGTGTGTATGTGGGAGATCCTGATGTACGGCATAAAGCCCTTCCAAGGGGTGAAGAACAACGACGTCATCGGCAGGATCGAGAACGGAGAGCGGCTGGCCATGCCCCCACAGTGCCCGCCCACCCTTTACAGCCTCATGACCAAATGTTGGTCATACGACCCCAGCAAGCGGCCGCGCTTCACCGAACTCAAAACGCAACTCAG CGCCATCCTGGAGGAAGAGAGGCTTCAGCAGGAGGAGAGGCTGAGGATGGAGATGAGAAGACAAGTCACAGTGTCTTGGGACTCTGGTGGTTCAGATGAGGCTCCGCCCAAA CCCAGTCGACCCGGTTACCCCAGCCCCCGCTCCAGTGAGGGCTTCTTCTCCAGTCCGCAGCACAACCACTtgcag CCCACGGCCCACGGCGGCTTCCCTGCCGGCGATTCCTGGAACCAGCACAGACCAGAACATCCGGTGCTGTGGAGCCCCAACATGGAG GACACAGGATGCGTGGGCCAAGCCCTCATGGAGGAGAGGCTGatgatgcagcagcagcagatggaGGACGACCAGCGATGGTTGGAGCAGGAGGAAAGCTTCATG AAGGCCGAGTCCAGGAACAGTCGAGGAAGCATCGACAGAGAGGACGGCAGCCTCCAAGCGCCG GGTGGCAGTCAGCACATCTACCAGCCCGTGGGAAAAGCAG ACCATGTGGCCCCGCCTAAGAAGCCGCCCCGCCCCGGAGCGGGCAACCTGGCCAACCTGGCCAGCCTCTGCCCCGTGGACAGCTACAACGAAGGCGTGAAG TTGCAGCCCCAGGAGATCAGCCCGCCCCCCACCGCCAACCTGGACCGCTCCAACGACAAAGTCTACGAGAACGTGACAGCCCTGGTCAAGTCCGTCATCGAGATGTCCAACAGGATCCAGCCCGCAGCCCCCGAGGAGTACGTCCCCATGGTCAAG GAGGTAGGGCTAGCGCTGCGGACTCTGCTGGCCACGGTGGACGAGACCATTCCTGTGCTGCCTGCGAGCACCCACAGAGAG ATCGAGATGGCCCAGAAGCTGCTGAACTCCGACCTGGCGGAGCTGATTGCCAAGATGAAGCTAGCTCAGCAGTACGTCATGACGAG CTTGCAGAAGGACTACAAGAAGCAGATGCTGATGGCGGCCCACGCTCTCGCCGTCGACGCCAAGAACCTACTGGACGTCATCGACCAGTCGCGGCTCAAGACCATCACCAGGCCACATTAG
- the LOC131101502 gene encoding focal adhesion kinase 1-like isoform X9: MRGCEAASCLSVLSTDGGRRGRTCVSMATSSCSPFPMCWSREYDRHLAAAVSAGKTMATPYMDPNLNHSLLGGAPRLSAGGSDRTVAGSVDRVLKVFHHFETNTELSSWSSNIRYGDATDVRGIIQKILDIHKVRWTSCFGLRLSSSGQTRDHQVHWLHPDLGVSHVRETYEQTHPGEEWRYELRIRYLPKGFIQQFTEDKPTLNYFYHQVKNDYMTQIGDQLEQDVALKLGCLEIRRFFKEMRGNALDKKSNYELLEKDVGLRRFFPKDLLDSVKAKTLRKLIQQTFKQVANLNDEQCILKFLEILAPIYRYDKECFKCALGSSWVIQVELAIGPEEGISYLTDKGSAPTHLANFTQVQSIQYSAMEEKDRKGMLQVNVAGAAEPLTVTTASLTMAENLADLIDGYCRLVSMETHSFIIRVQKEGERALPSIPKVSNNEKKLEAVKSGVRTISISDPVPSSTLPKPAKARRFLLPFVFCSESPPNEVLSGDETDDYAEIVDEEDTYTMPSMTYGIVEARDYEIQRDRIELGRCIGEGQFGDVHQGVYNIPDKPSLAVAIKTCKNCTSDSVREKFLQEALTMRQFDHPHIVKLIGVITENPVWIIMELCTLGELRSFLQVRKYSLDLATLILFAYQLSTALAYLESKRFVHRDIAARNVLVSSVDCVMLGDFGLSRYMEDSSYYKASKGKLPIKWMAPESINFRRFTSASDVWMFGVCMWEILMYGIKPFQGVKNNDVIGRIENGERLAMPPQCPPTLYSLMTKCWSYDPSKRPRFTELKTQLSAILEEERLQQEERLRMEMRRQVTVSWDSGGSDEAPPKPSRPGYPSPRSSEGFFSSPQHNHLQPTAHGGFPAGDSWNQHRPEHPVLWSPNMEDTGCVGQALMEERLMMQQQQMEDDQRWLEQEESFMKAESRNSRGSIDREDGSLQAPGGSQHIYQPVGKADHVAPPKKPPRPGAGNLANLASLCPVDSYNEGVKLQPQEISPPPTANLDRSNDKVYENVTALVKSVIEMSNRIQPAAPEEYVPMVKEVGLALRTLLATVDETIPVLPASTHREIEMAQKLLNSDLAELIAKMKLAQQYVMTSLQKDYKKQMLMAAHALAVDAKNLLDVIDQSRLKTITRPH, encoded by the exons ATGCGTGGTTGCGAGGCCGCCAGCTGCCTGTCGGTGCTCAGCACTGACGGAGGCAGGCGGGGACGGACCTGCGTTTCCATGGCGACGAGCAGCTGTAGCCCCTTCCCCATGTGTTGGAGCCGAG AATATGACAGACACCTAGCAGCGGCGGTATCGGCAGGGAAAACCATGGCCACGCCTTACATGGACCCCAACCTTAACCACTCGCTCCTGGGTGGCGCCCCAAGGCTCAGTGCAGGGGGGTCGGACCGGACAGTGGCCGGCTCCGTGGACAGGGTCCTGAAAGTCTTCCATCACTTTGAGACCAACACGGAGCTCAGCAGCTGGTCCTCTAACATTCGATACGGGGATGCCACTGATGTCAGG GGGATCATCCAGAAGATCCTGGACATCCACAAAGTGCGCTGGACGTCCTGCTTCGGCCTGCGTCTCAGCAGCAGTGGCCAAACCAGAGACCACCAAGTCCACTGGCTTCACCCGGACCTGGGCGTGTCTCACGTCCGCGAAACATATGAACAGACACATCCCGGTGAGGAGTGGAG GTACGAGCTGAGGATCCGGTATCTGCCAAAAGGCTTCATACAGCAGTTTACAGAAGACAAACCTACACTCAATTACTTCTACCACCAg GTGAAAAATGACTACATGACACAGATCGGGGATCAGTTGGAACAGGATGTCGCCCTCAAACTGGGCTGTCTAGAGATCAG GAGGTTCTTCAAAGAGATGCGAGGCAACGCCCTGGACAAAAAGTCTAACTATGAACTACTGGA GAAGGATGTTGGTTTGAGGCGTTTCTTCCCCAAAGACCTGCTGGATTCAGTCAAG GCTAAGACTCTTCGTAAGCTCATCCAGCAGACTTTCAAGCAAGTGGCCAACCTCAACGACGAGCAGTGCATCCTGAAATTTCTGGAGATCCTCGCTCCCATCTACCGCTACGACAAGGAATGCTTCAAATGTGCGCTGGGG TCCAGCTGGGTGATCCAGGTGGAGCTGGCCATCGGGCCAGAGGAGGGGATCAGCTACTTGACGGACAAAGGATCAGCA CCCACCCATCTGGCCAACTTCACCCAAGTTCAGTCCATCCAGTACTCGGCCATGGAGGAAAAGGACAGGAAGGGAATGCTGCAAGTCAACGTGGCGGGGGCTGCTGAG CCTCTCACCGTCACGACAGCCTCTCTGACCATGGCCGAGAACCTGGCCGACCTGATTGATGGTTACTGTCGACTGGTTTCCATGGAAACGCACTCTTTCATCATCAGAGTGCAGAAAG AGGGCGAGAGAGCGCTGCCTTCCATTCCAAA AGTGTCTAACAATGAGAAGAAGTTGGAGGCGGTGAAGAGCGGAGTGAGAACTATTTCCATCTCAG accCGGTGCCATCATCCACACTTCCTAAGCCAGCCAAGGCGCGGCGTTTCCTCCTCCCCTTTGTCTTCTGTTCAGAGTCGCCACCCAATG AAGTTCTTAGCGGGGATG AAACTGATGACTACGCCGAGATAGTTGACGAAGAGGACACTTACACCATGCCCTCCA TGACCTATGGAATAGTGGAAG CGCGGGACTACGAGATCCAGAGGGACAGGATCGAGTTGGGTCGCTGCATAGGAGAGGGTCAGTTTGGAGATGTCCACCAAGGAGTCTACAACATCCCG GACAAGCCGTCCCTCGCCGTCGCCATCAAGACGTGTAAGAACTGCACTTCAGACAGCGTCAGAGAAAAGTTCCTGCAAGAAGCAC TGACCATGCGCCAGTTTGACCACCCTCACATCGTCAAACTGATCGGTGTGATAACGGAGAACCCGGTGTGGATCATCATGGAGTTGTGCACACTCGGAGAG CTGCGCTCCTTCCTTCAGGTGAGGAAGTACAGTCTGGACTTGGCCACTCTCATCCTGTTTGCCTACCAGCTCAGCACCGCCCTGGCTTATCTGGAGAGCAAGCGCTTTGTGCACAG GGACATAGCCGCACGCAACGTGCTGGTGTCATCGGTGGACTGCGTGATGCTGGGGGACTTCGGTCTGTCGCGCTACATGGAGGACAGCTCTTACTACAAAG CCTCCAAAGGGAAGCTTCCCATAAAGTGGATGGCGCCCGAGTCCATCAACTTCAGAAGATTCACCTCCGCCAGCGACGTCTGGATGTTTG GCGTGTGTATGTGGGAGATCCTGATGTACGGCATAAAGCCCTTCCAAGGGGTGAAGAACAACGACGTCATCGGCAGGATCGAGAACGGAGAGCGGCTGGCCATGCCCCCACAGTGCCCGCCCACCCTTTACAGCCTCATGACCAAATGTTGGTCATACGACCCCAGCAAGCGGCCGCGCTTCACCGAACTCAAAACGCAACTCAG CGCCATCCTGGAGGAAGAGAGGCTTCAGCAGGAGGAGAGGCTGAGGATGGAGATGAGAAGACAAGTCACAGTGTCTTGGGACTCTGGTGGTTCAGATGAGGCTCCGCCCAAA CCCAGTCGACCCGGTTACCCCAGCCCCCGCTCCAGTGAGGGCTTCTTCTCCAGTCCGCAGCACAACCACTtgcag CCCACGGCCCACGGCGGCTTCCCTGCCGGCGATTCCTGGAACCAGCACAGACCAGAACATCCGGTGCTGTGGAGCCCCAACATGGAG GACACAGGATGCGTGGGCCAAGCCCTCATGGAGGAGAGGCTGatgatgcagcagcagcagatggaGGACGACCAGCGATGGTTGGAGCAGGAGGAAAGCTTCATG AAGGCCGAGTCCAGGAACAGTCGAGGAAGCATCGACAGAGAGGACGGCAGCCTCCAAGCGCCG GGTGGCAGTCAGCACATCTACCAGCCCGTGGGAAAAGCAG ACCATGTGGCCCCGCCTAAGAAGCCGCCCCGCCCCGGAGCGGGCAACCTGGCCAACCTGGCCAGCCTCTGCCCCGTGGACAGCTACAACGAAGGCGTGAAG TTGCAGCCCCAGGAGATCAGCCCGCCCCCCACCGCCAACCTGGACCGCTCCAACGACAAAGTCTACGAGAACGTGACAGCCCTGGTCAAGTCCGTCATCGAGATGTCCAACAGGATCCAGCCCGCAGCCCCCGAGGAGTACGTCCCCATGGTCAAG GAGGTAGGGCTAGCGCTGCGGACTCTGCTGGCCACGGTGGACGAGACCATTCCTGTGCTGCCTGCGAGCACCCACAGAGAG ATCGAGATGGCCCAGAAGCTGCTGAACTCCGACCTGGCGGAGCTGATTGCCAAGATGAAGCTAGCTCAGCAGTACGTCATGACGAG CTTGCAGAAGGACTACAAGAAGCAGATGCTGATGGCGGCCCACGCTCTCGCCGTCGACGCCAAGAACCTACTGGACGTCATCGACCAGTCGCGGCTCAAGACCATCACCAGGCCACATTAG